A portion of the Mycoplasma sp. (ex Biomphalaria glabrata) genome contains these proteins:
- the def gene encoding peptide deformylase, which translates to MNLPKKIIKEHEFLIRQKSVDVEFPLKAEMLDVIEKMINYVDLSQSIELARKYNLKPAIGISAIQIGFPKKMFYINNANFTLFLINPTIIEHSYNKCYLINGEGCLSVDKIVSDNKVYRYNKVKVKGFNYIENKNITMEFEGFDAIVVQHEIDHLKGILFTDYINNEFKNNPGNNPIPIE; encoded by the coding sequence ATGAATTTACCTAAAAAAATCATTAAAGAACATGAGTTTTTAATTAGACAAAAATCAGTCGATGTTGAATTCCCATTAAAAGCAGAAATGCTAGATGTAATTGAAAAAATGATTAATTATGTTGATTTGTCGCAATCAATCGAATTAGCTCGTAAATATAATTTGAAACCCGCAATTGGTATAAGTGCAATTCAAATCGGTTTCCCAAAGAAAATGTTTTATATTAATAATGCGAACTTTACACTTTTTTTAATAAATCCGACAATCATTGAACATAGTTACAATAAATGTTATTTAATAAATGGCGAAGGATGCTTAAGTGTCGATAAAATTGTTAGCGATAATAAAGTTTACAGATATAATAAAGTTAAAGTTAAAGGTTTTAATTACATTGAAAATAAAAATATAACAATGGAGTTTGAAGGTTTTGATGCCATCGTTGTTCAACATGAAATTGATCATTTAAAGGGAATCTTATTTACAGATTACATCAACAACGAATTTAAAAATAATCCAGGCAACAATCCTATCCCAATAGAATAG
- the coaD gene encoding pantetheine-phosphate adenylyltransferase — protein sequence MNRIGLFAGSFDPITNGHIDLIQRSSKMFDKLYVCVTNNIQKKTKFSIEERFELTKDVVESLNLPNVEVIKLDNVLTIKHAKKLGVKFLVRSVRTSYDIEREMLLSHNNIAFDSTIETILILCSSKNAHISSSYCWEIAHYKEPISHLVPKMVEQAMLRKIKELSSEKR from the coding sequence ATGAATAGAATAGGTTTATTTGCTGGGAGTTTTGACCCAATCACCAACGGTCATATCGATTTGATACAAAGATCATCAAAGATGTTTGATAAATTATATGTATGTGTAACTAATAATATTCAAAAGAAAACAAAATTTTCAATTGAAGAAAGATTTGAATTAACTAAAGATGTTGTGGAATCATTAAATTTACCAAACGTTGAAGTCATAAAACTTGATAATGTTTTAACAATTAAACATGCAAAAAAATTAGGTGTTAAATTTTTAGTTCGCTCAGTTAGAACTTCATATGATATCGAAAGAGAAATGTTGTTATCACATAATAACATAGCATTTGATTCTACTATTGAAACAATTTTGATTTTATGTTCATCAAAAAATGCTCATATTTCAAGTTCATATTGCTGAGAAATTGCTCATTACAAAGAGCCAATATCACACTTAGTTCCTAAAATGGTAGAGCAAGCCATGCTAAGGAAAATTAAGGAATTGTCTAGTGAAAAAAGGTAA
- the rsmD gene encoding 16S rRNA (guanine(966)-N(2))-methyltransferase RsmD, with translation MRVISGIARGKKLVSIKGTSTRPTIDRVKENLFNIIQFNIEDRQVADLFAGSGALVIECLSRGAKKGYFVEKNLEAMDVIKGNVQNCKFDEKTIEYLLMSYERALELFNRQKIKFDIIFLDPPYILKCFEEILEKIYEYQLLNQNGIICIETFRDNKIVIDETKYKIATERNYGNVKIIVLIIKN, from the coding sequence ATGCGAGTAATATCAGGTATAGCTCGGGGTAAGAAGTTAGTATCCATAAAAGGCACTTCGACTAGACCAACAATAGACCGAGTAAAAGAAAATCTCTTTAACATTATACAATTTAATATTGAAGATAGACAAGTGGCAGATTTATTTGCTGGAAGTGGTGCTTTAGTCATTGAATGTTTAAGTAGAGGTGCTAAAAAGGGCTACTTTGTTGAAAAAAATTTAGAGGCAATGGATGTTATCAAAGGCAATGTTCAAAATTGTAAATTTGACGAAAAAACTATTGAATATTTATTAATGTCATATGAACGAGCATTAGAATTATTTAATCGTCAAAAAATTAAATTTGATATTATTTTTTTAGACCCACCATACATTCTAAAATGTTTTGAAGAAATTTTAGAAAAAATTTATGAATATCAGCTATTAAATCAAAATGGCATAATTTGTATCGAAACATTTCGTGACAATAAAATTGTAATTGATGAAACAAAATATAAAATTGCAACTGAACGTAATTACGGTAATGTGAAAATAATAGTTTTGATAATTAAAAATTAA
- the trpS gene encoding tryptophan--tRNA ligase, translating to MENTKKVVVSGITATGKLTIGNYIGAIKSFIELQENNELYIFVANMHAIVNPIDSAELKRNTLDIAALYLACGLDNNKASIFIQSDVHEHAELGHMMLCLSTMGELNRMTQFKDKSQKSITKNGTESIPTGLFTYPTLMAGDILLYQPDLVPVGRDQKQHIELTQELAKRFNNRFGKTFKEFNHFIPKNGAKIMSLVDPSKKMSKSDENQMSSIYLLDDLQKAHKKIMSAITDNENKVLYDIENKPGVSNLITIYANLTNKSINEIIELYSNKGYKEFKTDLADIVVKFLEKLQNKFNEFRKEETINKILNDGAIHASERASKTLQLAKERMGLNRHG from the coding sequence ATGGAAAACACAAAAAAAGTTGTTGTAAGTGGTATTACTGCGACAGGAAAATTAACCATCGGTAATTACATTGGAGCTATCAAAAGTTTTATTGAATTACAAGAAAATAACGAATTGTATATTTTTGTTGCTAATATGCATGCAATTGTGAATCCAATTGATAGTGCGGAATTAAAAAGAAATACATTAGACATTGCTGCACTATACTTAGCATGCGGACTTGATAATAATAAAGCTAGTATATTTATTCAAAGTGATGTTCATGAACATGCTGAATTAGGTCATATGATGTTATGTTTATCAACCATGGGTGAATTAAATAGAATGACACAGTTTAAAGATAAATCTCAAAAATCAATAACAAAAAACGGAACTGAAAGCATTCCAACTGGCTTATTTACCTATCCAACTCTTATGGCTGGTGACATTCTACTCTACCAACCAGATCTTGTCCCGGTTGGTAGAGATCAAAAACAGCATATTGAGTTAACTCAAGAATTAGCAAAACGTTTTAATAACAGATTTGGTAAAACGTTTAAAGAATTTAATCATTTTATTCCAAAGAATGGAGCTAAAATAATGAGTTTGGTCGATCCAAGTAAAAAAATGTCAAAAAGTGACGAAAATCAAATGAGTAGTATTTATTTATTAGATGATTTACAAAAAGCTCATAAAAAAATTATGTCAGCTATAACAGATAACGAAAATAAAGTTTTATACGATATCGAAAATAAACCAGGTGTTAGTAATTTAATTACAATATATGCTAATTTGACAAACAAATCAATTAATGAAATTATCGAACTTTATAGCAATAAAGGTTACAAGGAATTTAAAACTGATTTAGCAGATATAGTTGTTAAGTTTTTAGAAAAACTACAAAATAAATTTAATGAATTTCGCAAAGAAGAAACTATTAATAAAATTTTAAACGACGGAGCAATACACGCAAGCGAAAGAGCGTCAAAAACATTGCAACTTGCAAAAGAAAGAATGGGATTAAACCGACATGGATAA
- a CDS encoding ribonuclease J — MRIENEKIIENENDFETNLNLEKENKETHSKKQYKQNNNKISTIWTSLGGLQEVGKNMYCIEHEDELFIVDAGMKLPSKNELGIDCIIPDFSYLRRNQHRIKALIITHGHEDHIGCIYWLLTNVNINYIYAPKIAIHLIFAKLHDYEMKVKMPKIREISTKLKINTKHFHISFFRQNHSIPDAYGVALKTVNGTIVSTGDFKFDFTPLEEKASYYEMTRLGHEGVDILMSDSTNSMVDGVTISEQKVINAIRNIFVNASSRLIMSTFASNIWRVQQIIKVASEFDRKILVFGRSMEKIVKISNKINYIGDDIDTNNLIINSRAAKSLSPDKILILCTGSQGESNAALNRIANGTHKEIKLIPGDTIVFSSNPIPGNTYNVEILSNKLTRMGAKIIRNSAANSLHTSGHASKEEQKLMLNLIQPKHFCPVHGEYSMLVAHAKTAIECGVPTEKTFILSNGDQLHLLNKKVFVGKRIEAGDIYVDGKDLNNEKTSIIGDRTVMLNNGVIAVIVLLNQINNTLEKDPIFIKNGIKFNNEFDEQEVIETLKENLYEVLTDIRPTFQKIKNVIKESIANEIFKKTSHNPLIIPVVVSRKNTNKIESN; from the coding sequence ATGAGAATAGAAAACGAAAAAATAATTGAAAATGAAAATGATTTTGAAACCAATCTTAATCTAGAAAAAGAAAACAAAGAAACTCACTCAAAAAAACAATACAAACAAAACAATAATAAAATATCAACAATTTGAACATCATTAGGTGGTTTACAAGAAGTTGGTAAAAATATGTATTGTATTGAACATGAGGATGAATTATTCATTGTAGATGCAGGAATGAAATTACCAAGTAAAAACGAATTAGGAATTGATTGCATTATTCCTGATTTTTCTTACTTAAGAAGAAATCAACATCGTATTAAAGCTCTAATTATTACGCATGGTCACGAAGATCATATAGGTTGTATCTATTGATTATTAACTAATGTAAATATTAACTATATTTATGCTCCAAAAATCGCTATTCATTTGATTTTTGCTAAATTACATGACTACGAAATGAAAGTAAAAATGCCAAAAATTCGTGAAATTTCCACAAAATTAAAAATTAACACAAAACACTTCCACATTTCTTTTTTCCGCCAAAATCACTCAATCCCTGATGCTTATGGTGTTGCCTTAAAAACAGTTAACGGAACAATCGTCTCGACTGGTGATTTTAAATTTGACTTTACCCCTCTTGAGGAAAAAGCGAGTTATTATGAAATGACACGTTTAGGTCATGAAGGTGTCGATATTTTAATGAGTGATTCAACTAATTCAATGGTTGATGGTGTTACTATTAGTGAGCAAAAAGTTATTAATGCTATTAGAAATATTTTTGTGAATGCAAGCAGTCGATTAATTATGAGTACTTTTGCAAGTAATATTTGAAGAGTCCAACAAATTATTAAAGTGGCATCTGAATTTGATCGTAAAATTTTAGTCTTTGGTCGTAGCATGGAAAAAATAGTTAAAATTAGTAATAAAATTAATTATATCGGTGATGATATCGACACAAATAATTTAATTATTAATTCACGTGCAGCAAAAAGTTTATCGCCTGATAAAATTTTAATTTTGTGTACTGGTAGTCAAGGTGAATCAAATGCTGCATTGAACCGCATTGCTAACGGAACTCATAAAGAAATTAAACTAATTCCTGGTGATACTATTGTGTTTAGTAGTAACCCGATTCCAGGTAACACATATAATGTAGAGATATTAAGTAATAAATTAACAAGAATGGGTGCAAAGATTATTCGCAATTCTGCTGCTAATTCATTACACACAAGTGGTCACGCTTCAAAAGAAGAACAAAAATTAATGTTAAATTTAATTCAACCTAAGCATTTTTGTCCAGTACATGGAGAATATAGTATGTTGGTTGCTCATGCTAAAACAGCTATTGAATGTGGTGTTCCAACCGAAAAAACATTCATTCTATCTAATGGTGACCAATTACACTTATTAAATAAAAAAGTTTTTGTAGGTAAAAGAATTGAAGCTGGCGATATTTATGTTGATGGTAAAGATTTAAATAATGAAAAAACATCAATTATTGGCGATAGAACTGTCATGCTAAATAATGGAGTTATAGCAGTAATTGTTTTACTAAATCAAATAAACAATACATTAGAAAAAGATCCAATTTTTATCAAAAATGGTATTAAATTTAATAATGAATTTGATGAGCAAGAAGTTATTGAAACGTTAAAAGAAAATCTATATGAAGTACTAACCGATATTCGCCCTACCTTCCAAAAAATTAAAAATGTGATTAAAGAAAGTATTGCTAACGAAATTTTCAAAAAAACTAGTCATAATCCTCTGATCATACCAGTTGTAGTAAGTCGAAAAAACACAAATAAAATTGAAAGTAACTAG
- a CDS encoding Spx/MgsR family RNA polymerase-binding regulatory protein produces MSNMKDIVIYMSPSCTSCRKVKKWFKKEQVPFVEKNIIMRGIKKEDIKKIVNCSDNGFSDILSERSSSLKKLNVNLEQMTSSQMIDLIHENPGILKRPIILQEDKNRVLVGFKAEQIEIFAKED; encoded by the coding sequence ATGTCGAACATGAAAGACATCGTAATTTATATGTCACCTAGTTGTACTAGTTGTCGTAAAGTAAAAAAATGATTTAAAAAAGAACAAGTGCCTTTTGTTGAAAAAAACATAATTATGAGAGGAATTAAAAAAGAAGACATTAAAAAAATTGTCAATTGCTCTGATAATGGTTTTTCAGATATTCTTTCTGAAAGAAGCAGTTCATTGAAAAAATTAAATGTTAATTTAGAACAAATGACTTCATCACAAATGATCGACTTAATTCATGAAAACCCAGGTATTTTAAAAAGACCTATTATTTTACAAGAAGACAAAAATCGTGTTTTAGTAGGTTTTAAAGCAGAACAAATTGAAATATTTGCAAAAGAAGATTAA